The proteins below are encoded in one region of Triticum aestivum cultivar Chinese Spring chromosome 1B, IWGSC CS RefSeq v2.1, whole genome shotgun sequence:
- the LOC123086416 gene encoding uncharacterized protein, protein MPPVLESDMHSREYLAEQKRKGEAYLKERNARIAERKAAEQESLKDIQSIARSLVYSSAPNAQLTQKAQGADDCSDSEYDRDAEEEAYVEEEDLRDEEEVALAKSKAMEALSNKPPNITHENWTSLVNKWSDERNKKICQMNKENREAVRQHQKTGSMSYVSYFSKLKKDKYNNHDPSPIEFFKDTHTNSKTDSMS, encoded by the exons ATGCCACCAGTTCTGGAGAGTGATATGCATAGCAGGGAATATCTTGCGGAACAGAAACGCAAGGGTGAGGCATATTTGAAGGAAAGGAATGCAAGGATTGCGGAACGCAAGGCTGCGGAGCAGGAGTCTCTTAAAGACATACAAAGCATAGCTCGTAGCCTTGTATACTCCAGTGCTCCTAATGCGCAACTGACACAAAAGGCACAAGGTGCTGATGATTGCAGTGACTCAGAGTATGACCGAGATGCTGAAGAGGAGGCCTATGTAGAGGAAGAGGATTTGAGAGATGAAGAGGAGGTCGCTCTTGCTAAGTCCAAAGCAATG GAAGCATTATCAAATAAGCCACCCAACATTACTCATGAGAATTGGACTAGCCTTGTCAATAAATGGTCTGATGAAAGAAACAAG AAAATATGTCAAATGAATAAGGAAAACCGAGAAGCTGTCAGGCAACACCAAAAGACGGGATCTATGTCCTATGTTTCCTATTTCAGCAAACTT AAAAAAGACAAGTACAATAATCATGATCCAAGTCCcattgagtttttcaaagatacCCATACAAACAGCAAGACTGATAGCATGAGCTGA